CATGACCGACGTTCAGGACATCATGTCGTCCCTGCCGGACGACAAAATCGGTAAGTGGCCCCGTAGAATGGGGcctttgttttgctgcccCATACTACTGCGCGCCCCCTTCCACAAACCATTCTAGTGGCCCTAATCGATATCAtccgctccctctctctctcgatggCGTATCCTTTGATGCGCATTAGTTTTGCAAGTCAAACATTTGCCAAAGCATCGCCTTCACAGTGCTTCCTTTTAGGGCCAAAACCTTTCCCCCGGGGGACCGTATCGAGTGGGCCCGAAAATGCATTATTACCTAAGACGAGCTAAATTCCATCACGtgatgttgtttcttttccacCGCCAGATATGATTGCGGCGACGAGCGTCTTGCAGCAGCAGGCGGGAGACATCCGCCAGACCAAGCCCAACTGGTCCTCGTACATGCAGTAAGTGCGCAACCACAGTCACAGGGGACCGGAATTTCCCATACTCATCATCAGCTGACCGACACTGCTCCTCTCTTTTCCACTCCCCCCTGCTCGCACAGGTCGCAGATGATTTCGCAGGAAGACTATGCGTGCGTCAGCTCGCTGGACAAGGACAAGAAAGCGCAGGCCGCCTACCTGCAGGAGAATGCGCCGCAGTGCGCCAAGACGCTGCTGAACATGCTGTCGCACGTGTCGAAGGACCAAACGATCCAGTACATACTGGTGCTGATCGACGATCTGCTGCAGGAGGACCGCACGCGCGTACAGATCTTCCACGACTACGCCAACAAGAGGAAGGAGAGCGTGTGGGCCCCGTTCCTCAATCTGCTGAACCGGCAGGACGGGTTCATCGTCAACATGGCGTCGCGCGTCGTCGGCAAGCTGGCCTGCTGGGGCCAGGAGCAGATGCCCAAGTCCGATCTGCACTTCTACCTGCAGTGGCTGAAGGATCAGCTGACCGTTGCCGTAAGTTTCGTTGCGCCCTGGTGTGGCCGTTCGATTTTTACTCTAGTTTGGCATGacgtactactactactactactactactactactactattaggCATTTTACTAACAGCGTTAGGAGTGAGGTTTGTTGTTCTTCGGGCTAATCCCTTACTGTGCCTTACTAAAAACCCCTTTTAATGATGTGCTTTTTTGCCGTGCCTCCTTCGATCGTCGGTAGCGAAGGGCGCGCCTTAGTTACGCCTGTTTTGACACTAACCATTATTTGGCCCATATATTCAAGTGTCTTGCGTTGTTgcactctctatctctctttaaCACACCTCTGAGGCAATTGGGGGTGCCGCTTGTGAATGTGACCTCGTCcgaggatgtgtgtgtgtgtgtgtgtgtgtgattggtttttgtgtttggttgcTTTGGATGAATTTCAAACAAACCTTTTCTGTACAGAACCTTGATAATGatgattttatattttacattCTATTGGAAATGTAATCctccactactactactactactactactactccactactacttctactactacaCGGTAATAAACGGAAGGCTCAAAAATTGTTGCACGAGATGGAGGAGGCGGAAAAGAAGCGGCAGGCGGAAGCGGCCGCCTCCCACCATGACCATCACCGGCATGGGCATCATGGGCACGAGGCGCATCACCCCCCGAACAGCCACCAGCATCAGATCGCGGAGCGGTACCGCGAGATATCGAGCGCTATCGACGATCCGCAGCGTGATCGCGCCAAGGAAGATCTACACGTGACCCTAACGGTAGTCAGAATACagatgaacacacacacacatgcactaccacccacccacccccgTTCCGTCATAGCTGACTCCATCTTACCCCCCGTTCCCTCCCCTGTGTACTCGATTGGCGGTAGTGTAATGCGGTCTGTAATAGGACACAAGcaccccaaacacacacacacactagtacCACTACTCTAGGCACAATTATTATTAACGTAACCACTCTCAAATGCCCTCTTGGAAGCTTCTCTCATGCCttactaaaaaacaaaatcgacaCCCGTTGGTCTCTGTCCTCATCAATGTTTGTGCAAGGGTGTCCCATAAATTGCGTGTGTTCACCACTCCGCTCATATATCTGTGTGGCAATCGGAACGGACGCCTGCCGGATGCCGCTGCCGCGAACCGATACTAACCTTCCTTTACCGCTCTATTACTTCAAGAACAACGAGTACATCCAGTCGGTCGGTCGCTGTCTGCAGATGATGCTGCGCGTCGATGAGTACCGCTTCGCCTTCGTCACCGTCGACGGCATCAGC
This sequence is a window from Anopheles merus strain MAF chromosome 3R, AmerM5.1, whole genome shotgun sequence. Protein-coding genes within it:
- the LOC121595727 gene encoding V-type proton ATPase subunit H isoform X1, whose translation is MTDVQDIMSSLPDDKIDMIAATSVLQQQAGDIRQTKPNWSSYMQSQMISQEDYACVSSLDKDKKAQAAYLQENAPQCAKTLLNMLSHVSKDQTIQYILVLIDDLLQEDRTRVQIFHDYANKRKESVWAPFLNLLNRQDGFIVNMASRVVGKLACWGQEQMPKSDLHFYLQWLKDQLTVAAQKLLHEMEEAEKKRQAEAAASHHDHHRHGHHGHEAHHPPNSHQHQIAERYREISSAIDDPQRDRAKEDLHVTLTNNEYIQSVGRCLQMMLRVDEYRFAFVTVDGISTLISILSSRVNFQVQYQLVFCLWVLTFNPLLAEKMNKFNVIPILADILSDCAKEKVTRIILAVFRNLIEKPEDAQVAKEHCIAMVQCKVMKQLTILEQRRFDDEDITGDVEFLTEKLQNSVQDLSSFDEYATEVKSARLEWSPVHKSAKFWRENAQRLNEKQYELLRILVHLLETSKDPLVLSVASYDIGEYVRHYPRGKHVIEQLGGKQLVMQLLAHEDPNVRYEALLAVQKLMVHNWEYLGKQLEKDSEKATQGNAPISGKA